The Paramisgurnus dabryanus chromosome 1, PD_genome_1.1, whole genome shotgun sequence genome includes a window with the following:
- the LOC135758031 gene encoding choline O-acetyltransferase-like, with protein MNRSSVPVARFFVLEETNEKLDMDILPKVPVPDLQYTLNMYLRSVKHLISEKQFWKTRATVETFGKRGGLGERLQKLLLERRDATENWVYDYWLDDMYLRNRLSLPVNSSPALVFPRQSFTNHEEFLMFAARLILSVFEYKTMVDRNRLSADIAHDRQSYTRLCMKQYQRLFTSYRRAGLDKDTLIVTDSTSDTQHVIVACKNQFFVLNLMSESSHLNEAEVQAQLLWIYEQTQNSEQKQPAVGLLTSDGRTEWSRAREQLLRDPVNRESLELIESCMCIVCLDDPVGFEPSDANMASVILHGGGHDKNGANRWYDKPLQFVIGADGVCGIVCEHSPFEGIVLVQCAEYLLKHMHSSSCKLSSGCSECPNPRRLLWRCSPQIQDMLTSAGDHLQQLVRNLDLKVFTFKLYGKEFIKQQKMSPDAYIQVSLQLAIYRCYRKLVATYESASLRRFREGRVDNIRSATPEALDFAKAMTDDTTSTQDTEKMKILQTAVDAQTRITALVIAGMGTDNHLLGLREMANTIKIQTPEIFTDETYQISNNFILSTSQVPTAAEMFCCYGPVVPDGYGVCYNPQSDRILFCVSSFRESKRTCSDAFVRALDQGLLDMRDIMLPKSSGLH; from the exons ATGAACAG GTCAAGTGTGCCTGTTGCTCGTTTTTTTGTGCTAGAAGAAACAAACGAGAAACTCGACATGGAC ATCTTACCAAAAGTCCCTGTTCCAGACCTGCAGTACACATTGAACATGTACCTGAGGTCTGTGAAACATCTCATTTCAGAAAAGCAGTTCTGGAAAACCCGAGCAACAGTGGAGACGTTTGGCAAACGTGGAGGACTTGGAGAACGACTTCAAAAACTGCTGCTCGAAAGAAGAGATGCCACAGAGAACTGG GTTTACGACTACTGGCTGGACGATATGTATTTAAGGAACAGACTTTCTCTGCCTGTGAATTCCAGTCCTGCGCTGGTTTTCCCCAGACAATCCTTCACAAACCATGAAGAATTTCTCAT GTTTGCAGCACGTCTCATTCTCAGTGTTTTTGAATACAAGACGATGGTAGACAG AAACCGTCTGTCGGCGGACATTGCTCACGACCGTCAGTCTTACACTCGGCTTTGTATGAAGCAGTATCAGCGTCTCTTCACCTCGTACAGACGCGCTGGACTCGACAAAGACACGCTGATCGTGACCGACAGCACGTCTGACACTCAGCATGTTATTGTGGCCTGCAAAAATCAG TTCTTTGTGCTGAATCTGATGAGCGAGTCCAGTCATCTGAATGAGGCCGAGGTTCAGGCTCAGCTCCTGTGGATCTATGAACAGACACAGAACTCTGAGCAGAAGCAGCCGGCCGTGGGACTGCTGACCTCAGATGGCAGGACGGAGTGGAGCAGAGCCCGAGAGCAGCTGCTACGAG ATCCTGTGAACAGAGAGTCTTTGGAGCTGATCGAGAGCTGCATGTGCATCGTCTGTCTAGATGACcctgtgggatttgaacccagcGACGCTAACATGGCGTCCGTGATACTGCACGGAGGGGGTCATGACAAAAATGGGGCAAACCGCTGGTACGACAAACCTCTGCAG TTTGTGATCGGTGCGGATGGTGTTTGTGGCATTGTTTGTGAGCACTCACCATTTGAAGGCATCGTCCTGGTGCAATGTGCCGAATATCTCCTGAAACACAT GCACAGTAGCTCGTGTAAACTGAGCTCAGGGTGCTCTGAATGTCCCAATCCACGTAGATTATTGTGGAGATGCTCACCTCAGATTCAGGACATGTTGACTTCAGCAGGAGATCATCTCCAGCA ACTTGTAAGGAATCTAGACCTGaaagtttttacatttaaacttTATGGGAAGGAGTTTATCAAACAGCAGAAGATGAGTCCTGATGCTTACATACAAGTGTCTCTTCAGCTGGCCATTTACAG ATGTTACAGAAAGCTTGTGGCCACCTATGAGAGCGCATCACTGCGACGTTTCCGCGAGGGCCGTGTGGACAACATCCGCTCCGCGACTCCCGAGGCTCTTGACTTTGCAAAGGCCATGACTGATGACACGACATCCACTCAG GACACAGAAAAGATGAAGATACTGCAAACTGCTGTGGACGCTCAGACACGAATCACAGCTCTG GTCATTGCAGGAATGGGCACAGACAATCACTTATTGGGACTGCGTGAAATGGCCAACACTATAAAAATACAGACACCAGAGATTTTCACTGATGAAACATATCAAATCAGTAACAACTTCATCCTGTCAACCAGTCAG GTTCCCACCGCAGCTGAGATGTTTTGTTGCTATGGTCCAGTGGTTCCTGATGGTTACGGTGTTTGTTATAACCCACAGTCTGATCGCATTCTGTTCTGCGTGTCAAGCTTTAGAGAGAGTAAACGTACCTGTTCAGATGCGTTTGTGAGGGCGCTGGATCAGGGCCTTCTGGACATGAGAGATATAATGCTTCCTAAAAGTTCTGGTTTACATTAA
- the slc18a3b gene encoding probable vesicular acetylcholine transporter-B codes for MESDGSAGLTKSAAFKLSEMGEKSKQLGSAMREPERQRRVILVIVCIALLLDNMLYMVIVPIIPDYLTDLEDARAAHFHANSTSDRANHGTSNRGDLDVQIGVLFASKAILQLMVNPISGTFIDRVGYDIPLLIGLLVMFVSTCIFAFAENYGTLFVARSLQGLGSAFADTSGIAMIADKYTEEAERSRALGIALAFISFGSLVAPPFGAVLYEFAGKRVPFIVLASVCLADGILLLTVIKPFSNRTRENMPVGTPICRLMIDPYIAVVAGALTVCNIPLAFLEPTIANWMERTMNASKWEMGLIWLPAFLPHVLGVYITVRLAAKYPNLQWFYGALGMLIIGASSCTVPACRNFSQLIFPLCGICFGIALVDTALLPTLAFLVDVRHVSVYGSVYAIADISYSVAYAMGPVVAGQIVHNLGFVQLNLGMGLVNLLYAPALLLLRHVCQIKPSHSERNVLLEEGPIGLYDTIQMEERKLKRKGLCTTSNARLVDKNGISERSKSEEDSSGPEYI; via the coding sequence ATGGAGTCTGACGGGTCCGCTGGCTTGACTAAATCGGCTGCATTTAAATTGTCTGAAATGGGCGAAAAAAGTAAACAGCTTGGCAGTGCAATGCGCGAGCCTGAGCGACAGAGACGCGTTATTCTAGTGATCGTGTGCATCGCACTTTTGCTGGATAACATGCTTTACATGGTGATCGTTCCCATCATTCCTGATTATCTCACAGATTTAGAAGACGCGCGTGCGGCGCACTTCCATGCCAACTCTACATCGGACAGGGCAAACCACGGGACAAGCAACAGGGGAGATCTAGATGTGCAGATAGGAGTTTTATTCGCATCCAAAGCCATCTTGCAACTCATGGTGAACCCCATATCTGGAACTTTCATTGACCGAGTTGGATACGATATTCCTTTGCTGATCGGCCTTTTGGTGATGTTCGTGTCTACGTGTATATTTGCGTTTGCCGAGAACTACGGGACTCTCTTTGTGGCTCGCAGCCTGCAGGGTCTCGGCTCGGCGTTTGCCGACACGTCGGGAATCGCGATGATAGCGGACAAATACACGGAGGAAGCGGAGAGGAGTCGCGCGCTCGGCATCGCGCTCGCCTTCATCTCCTTTGGCAGTCTCGTGGCACCTCCGTTCGGCGCCGTCCTGTACGAATTCGCGGGTAAACGGGTCCCGTTCATAGTTCTTGCTTCTGTTTGCTTGGCAGACGGAATTTTGCTTTTGACTGTGATCAAACCTTTTTCGAACAGGACGCGAGAAAATATGCCTGTCGGGACCCCAATATGCCGGCTCATGATTGACCCGTATATCGCTGTGGTCGCGGGTGCCCTGACCGTCTGTAACATCCCTCTAGCTTTCCTCGAGCCCACCATAGCTAACTGGATGGAGAGGACCATGAACGCCAGTAAGTGGGAGATGGGGCTTATCTGGTTGCCCGCTTTTCTCCCCCATGTGTTGGGGGTTTACATCACCGTCCGATTGGCGGCAAAGTATCCGAATTTGCAGTGGTTCTATGGCGCTCTCGGTATGCTCATCATAGGAGCGAGTTCATGCACGGTGCCAGCCTGCAGGAACTTCTCCCAGTTAATCTTCCCCCTGTGCGGAATTTGCTTCGGCATCGCTCTCGTTGACACGGCGCTTTTGCCGACTCTGGCCTTCTTGGTGGATGTGCGTCATGTGTCAGTGTATGGAAGCGTTTATGCAATCGCAGACATCTCATACTCTGTCGCTTACGCTATGGGACCGGTCGTTGCAGGTCAGATTGTTCACAACCTGGGCTTTGTTCAGTTAAACCTTGGTATGGGCTTAGTTAACCTGCTTTACGCGCCGGCCTTGCTTTTGCTTCGGCACGTGTGCCAGATAAAGCCGTCTCACTCGGAGAGAAATGTGCTGCTGGAGGAAGGACCCATCGGACTTTATGACACTATTCAAATGGAAGAGCGCAAACTCAAGCGGAAAGGTTTGTGCACTACGAGTAACGCGCGTCTCGTGGACAAGAACGGAATCTCTGAGCGCTCCAAGTCAGAGGAAGACTCGTCCGGACCCGAGTACATTTAA